AAAGTCACCAAGTCTCCTTAACAACTATTAGGCATCATCTGTAATGCAACATGTGTGGTTTACGGTGAAACAAAGAATGCATTTGTTTCACTCCCCCACTGTTAAGTAAGggggaggatctgtgatgctgtgggacagtttctcttttaaaggccctgggaaccttgttagagtgcattttaaataaaaatatggtgGACTGAACATTGAATGTTattgggtctttcagcaggattATGATTCAAAATATTCTGGCAATTTAACCCAGAAAAAGACTGGATTGTTTggatcaggtgttctggagctgGAATACATCTAAAGAATGTAGGACAGTGTGGCCTGAGGATGAGGGGGTGTGAACCCGCTTTTACCAACTGTCCTGTTGGTGAAAGGGTTTTTTACAATGTATTGGTAGCAGCGCTACCAGTAAGTGGCTGCAGACGAATATGTTAACAGTTGGACAAACATGGGATTTTtcctcactgaataaatgtacccAAATGAAAGGTATGGATGATTCAAACATGTTCAGTGTGACATTATGCTACAGCAAtgacacatctttaccaggggtgccaataaatctCTGTATGGCAATCAAAAGACCCGActcagctttttgttttttgctttgttgaACTGTCAGACCAGGTGTTAGCTAGGGTGATCATTCACCTGTGTACAGAAAACAGTTTAACTGAGATGTGAAGCATCTTTATTAATCATCATTAAGTCTCCATACAAAGGTTGAGATattaataaacacatttatcCAACAGAAAAAGCAGATTCTGACAGTTCAATTAATCTCTCAATGGAACAAGAATTACAGATTCACTGCAAATGGAGACATTGCAACACACGGCAGTTGTATTTTTAATCTTTGTTCCCAAATCATCACATGGCATCAACATACAGAGCTGATTCATTGCAGATAAGAAAAACAGACGGCAAGAGACAATCTTACAGATGTAGAGCAGAGAAAGAACActggatcagctgaaggtgTCCTTATGGAGAAGGCAACACTACCAAATCTATCCTTTCACAGGTAAAACAGAAACCTCTTCTTTgtaaaggaaaaacaacagaaaaatgatttttcatAATGTGAGTTAAACATGAGTAAGGCTGATTTTATTCCTGCCATCTAAACTTACCATAACAGACATGAAACCCCAGAAACCCACAATGTGCAGGACATGTTGACCCCCCCACATAAaccaataataaaacagataaaacaaatgtaaaagtaGTCCTGGGAGATTGGTTTTATTCCATGCACCTGCAACAATTAAAAGTCCTGACATGCACGTTTACTTGAGTAAGAGTTTTGTTGTTAGCTCACAGTGGTCTGCAACATTAGTAGAGTTCTGTGCAGCCAGAGATAAAACAGTGTAGCACAGAGGGTTTCCAGAGTAGCTAACAGAGGTAAACAGAGATGCACCGACAGATCGGCCATAAGCTGAATGATTATCAGAAACCCTAAAATCTTTTACCAGTCAGTAAACACACCATGCCTAAGTGCCGCTAGGTTGCAACCATACccttcagtgtggaagttgttaccgGGAAAAAGACTCTAAGTTAGTGATTTTTGAGTTTCAATGAGTAAAATGAAATCAGTGGAAGCATAGAGATGTAAGCAGCTATTGCAAACAGGACCATATGTTCCATGACATGCAAGCCGAGCGACACTTTCAGCAGAGAAATAATAAGAAAGTTGATCCGTTAAGAGTTTGACTTCTGTCCATCATGGAACAGGCTGGATTTAAAAATGCTGGCACTATTTTGGAAATCTCAAGAGTTAAATTACGGATCTACATTCCCTAGGGCTATGGTTCCCAAACTGGGGTTCAAACACCAATGGTGGTACTTAGAAGAAATGCTGTACCAGCTATTAAGGTAAACATGAAACTAACCAACTGTGTTTTAGAGCAAGTAAGCATAAACAGCACAAAAGATGGCTTGCTCTAGCACACTGTTCTTGTTTTTGAACCTTTAAAAAGAGAATACACAAAAGAAGAGTGAACTGGAGAGTGTTTAGAGAACCAGTATAATCTCAAATGAATGACAGGGGACCAAGAACAGGAGCTAGTGATTAACTGGGCTGCATTCCATTTACCTCAGAAGTCAGAACTTACCAAGCCAACTCTGACTAGCAAAACAAGCTAGTAACAGTGTgatttttagcattttatgCATTCAAATACAAAGGAAACATGTTCACTAACAGCAGTTATGCAGTAATACGCCTGTAAGAGTTAATACAACCTGTAAGGTTCATAGCTTATTGCTGCAActaccaaaacattttaaatgaatggaAGCCATATTGGGTTTTGTGTATGGGTTTGATGGCAAACTTCAGACCTTTCCACTTGAAGTTCTGACTTCTGGGGGCCTTctagttttattgttttcaatttaAGCTGCATCCTTTCCCTGTTTTTGTCTtggtaaaaaacaaagcaatcGTAGGTGGACTGAAATACAGTGTCAGATTGGATGTCAGCATGGAGGTACTGGGAAACGTTAGCATTTACTACAACAGTACTTGTTATACACAGTTTGAGAATCACTGCTCTAGGGTATGCACACAGAGAACTCTGTTTCAGTAATGCTAGCTGTGAatgctatgtcagttaaagttAGTTTAAAACTAATCTGTAAAATATTAGTAAAACCCAGTCTTCTAGTGACTACTCTCCCAAACACACTTCTTATAGCATTAATAATAATCACTCACAGAAGGAAGAttagaaaaactattttaaatgctggtaattatattttcttacagtttaaaaaaaacggAATACTGTTAAAATTGGTACTAGCAAatcaaagctttttaaaaagaaattggccacaaagttctgatcggtgcatctctgctTATAAAGACGGTTATATGCAGTAGCACAAATTTGGCTTGGTCCCATGGTTTTCATTACACAGGCAATTAAATGGAATGTGGATTGTCATTGGCCAGTTGGAGCTATGACAGGCTGTAAAAGACTTCTGTGGTCATATACTTTGAGTTAATACTACGTGCTTCTCtctcaataaaaaacattatggCAACATTTGGAAACTAGAATTTAGCGGCATTAGCTGCACATGTGTACAATTTCTACAGAGATTCGCAATCATCTGAAGCTGATATAAAAGGACGGGTGGGGAACTTTGGTTGTTGGTATCCATTTAAGGCAAACCAGAGAGGCAAATAACAGTCACTGCCCACTGGAGACAACTGCATAAAAACTGAAAGAGCAAACCCATCACTGAGTGCTGCCTTTACTGTTAGAAGAATTGGAAAATAAGCTTGAGGCTTTGTAAAGAACATGTGATGCAATCAGAATCCATGCAGCCAATGATCTCTGAAGGGGTTGGAGCTCTCAATGAACAGTGGCAGGTCAGTAGTTTTGGTAAATATCTCACTAACGGGACAGCCACACATCATTCTGAATGGTAATGAATGAACTGTTAAAACGTGATATGATTGCAGTTCATCTCCCACTCCTCCCAACATGAAGAATACAGCAACATTaataagcagaagaaaaataatacaggcTAGAAGAGGGCATCCACTACAATATAGTGCAAGGCTTTTTCTCCTTGAAAGGGTTTTCTGAAGCAGGGATGCCCATGAGGAGGGGGTCAGTCCTGGCACATTCGATGCAGTAGTTCATAAGGTCTGCAGAGGCTTTGGAGACCTGGAGAAACAGGCAGCAGAAACATTACATTGTTGGCTGTGGGGTTTTAGTTCTCACATTTACACTGCAGTGAATTCATGACAACagccaacctggccctatgtgaaacaGGAAGTAAATCTAATGGCTTTTTGTTGCATCAACATCTTCAGCATATAGATGCATAGTGTGGTGCAGTTTGTGTTCCCATACAGTAAATCATAATGACCTCTGGGTTAAggctttaaaagacaaaaatataccTAACTTTTTTTCACCATGAGATTTATCGTGTTGGTCAGAAACACTAGAATCCTCAAACAtttaaccatttatttaaaagtataaatacagattatgttttatatattaaaaCTTTCCTCAAAAGCACCAAGCTTAGCTCTCAACAGTCTGATctggattcaattcaattcaattcatttttatttatatagcaccaattcacaacacatgttgtctcaaggcacttcacaacagtcaggtacatacattccaattaatcctaaccattgaacagtgcagtcggagttagctttttattcaaattggataaaaagtttttctgtctgaggaaacccagcagattgcatccagtcagtgacttgcagcattccctcctcctggatgagcatgtagagacagtggacagtcactggcgttgactttgcagcaatccctcatactgagcatgcatgtagcgacagcagagaggaaaaactctcttttaacaggaagaaacctccagcagaaccaggctcagtgtgagcggccatctgccacgaccgactgggggtttgagagaacagagcagagacacaaaaagaacacagaagcactgatccaggagtactttctatgggaaagaaaagtaaatgttgatggatgacAATTCATCCGATTCAGACCCCCTGAAACACCACAATGCAGCACTCATAAATTTaaaggtgctctaaaaatgaaaaaacatgaaaaacttaacccttttattaattgtTGAACTCATGTggaacagaaaagaaaagaggaaagttGTGAAAGCCACAGAAAAAGCCTTACAATGTATTTCTAATACAGGAAAGTCAAATTAGACTGACTCCTTTTACAGAAGGTAAACAGGGACAGGCTGACCCACGGAAGAAGTGTTGTTGTACTGGGTGCTTTACCTTTATCCTCTCGTTTCTCGCCTCTAGTCTCAGCTGCTGCACTGTCTGCCGGGCCTGGTTCAGGTTATTGGAGCTCTGAGCCTTTGAAGACATCCTGGTCAGCAAAACACTGTTATGAAGAACAGGAAAGGAAAGCCTTAGCATGGCTGTGGAGAAGGTGAGGAGTCTCACATGTCACCCAAAGGTGGAATGACACAAATACAAAGTAAAGACAATAGTTTCTTTCTAATGCAGATAAAATTATAGAAATAAGACTGATCGATCAAATGTATAGCTCCTCCACTGGTCAagtcaggtcaggtcaggtcaggtcagggACAAATCCAGAAGTCTCTGCAACCCAGTTGCACAATGGCAAcacatttgtttcatttcttAACACAAACCAAGCTAGGATGTAAACTGCTCATGAGCCCATGGAGTAGGCTCAGTAAGTGTAGCAGTTCAGACCTCTTCTAACATCATGTCAGTAAATGTTGTGGACACATGTGCTGCAGCTGATGTTTTGTAAATCCCAGAAATATTGACTTAACCAGTGCCAGCAACCCTTCTTTCCTACTTCCACTTCCATTGAAGCACCAGCACCTActcaacaaacacacacagccaAGGTGTGCAGGAACATTTGTAAAACCCAAATGTAAACCTAAGTCTAACACATGATGAGCAAAAATAAACATGACTAAAGATCGGAGGTGAAAAGGTGTGTGGATTAAAACCtatgatgatggattgatgtAAGGACTGATAAGAGATCAACTTTAGAAGGTTGATGTATTTATGATGGCAAAGCACGCCAGAGAGTCTGGACTGTGGTTCCAGTTCCTGTTAATCATTACCAGACCAGCTCGCAACAACAAGCCTGGACAAATCCCTCCGTCCACAGGGGAGACCTCGTTCCTGGATCAGCGTTTTACTCTCTGGGTTATTTTTACTGTCATTTgtcaaaaaacacacatttcctATTAACTTGCAGCAAAAGTCTTCTTGAGACACATCACTTTCACCAACCCTGCTACTAAGAAGGGAACAGGAAGCTGCAAGTACAGAGTCTAAAAAGTTCCAAcacaatttttctctttgtcTTTTCAACAACGTTGAGCTGACAAAAATGTTGTAGAACATCTGCTGAAATCCGTCGGCATGCTGTAAATAGTTTGATGTTGGACATGATGAGCTCTTCAGACTGAGGCAACCGATGACCTTTCAATGAGGGCTGGAGGTCATTTTCTATTCAATACAACACGTCTACAGAATGATGCAATAACAGCAGTGGTTatacagtaaaaacattaattaccatttatgctaatgttttattacattttgttattaACCTGCATGTTGGTTTGGTTCGTTTTCAATGAGACTCAACTCTGATTGGTTTGTTTTCTATTACAATTGAGCACCATCGCAATGCGGGTGGGATCGTCATTAGCGGCAGGACAGGCGCCAAGAGAAAGCACTCTGGAACAGTACAGGAGAcagaggaaaggaaaggaaaggaaaggaaaggaaaggaaaggaaaggaaaggaaaggaaaggaaaggaaaggaaaggaaaggaaaggaaaggaaaggaaaggaaggagCGCTATGAGCTAGAGGACGTGTGAGGGAAAGCTAAcgctacctaatgctagcttgctacAGTGGTCTTATACACAATAAGCCATGCGTACAACAATTTAACGATTGaagatattatttattaaaatatgcttTGACTACCATCGATACCGATGTCAATGCCAATATATCGCGCATCCCTACTTCTGACATCACGTTTTCAGCATGACTCAGCTCACTTGGAACCACATCCACCCAGGTATTAAAACAGTTCCACATAACCGTAATGAAATTGCTTAAAAAGCAGGTAGAGTCCTTTGTGGTATGAATattatggagagccgtttcattccaaattaaataaataaataaatactgctattgataaattattaataaatattccatgaaataaaacaaaataattatgttaaattaaattttcatcttattttatttaattcatttcaaggtgtatttaatttacttaaagatttatttatctatttgataatgcagttttattttgtgacatttttattttgtaaagctactttatgtATTTCAGTGACTATTACTTTTTAATCCCGTTTTTCATTGGaggctctttttatttcatgttcttatattcaaatgagggggcggagttttatctgtggggcggcgctgggacagcaggaccgagctcaattcgtggctgAGGCCAGCAGAAGCATGCCGGAGGGAGTCAGGGAATTCTGCTCCCTCCCCTGGCTACGGCCGTAAAAGCCTGCCACGGCAGtcgccgctgtttttgtggaaaccaaagctgattatcggcaaaaaggatgaaaggatgacgaagacttattgcacaaacagcttctacaaaaacagcagcaaccgcCGTGGCAGgattttacggccggtctggcacctttctggcatcctcgcagaaTCCCCTGGTTCCCTCCGCCATGCTCTCTTCTGGCAGGTAGTGGCGTACTTCTGCTGGCCTcagccacgaattgagctcggtcctgctgtcTCAGCGCCACCCCACcgataaaactccgccccctcatttgaatataagaacatgaaataaaaagagcttccaatgaaaaaagtaaaagtcgctgaaatacgtaaagttcgttcgttcgttcgtcgtcttccgcttatccaggaccgggtcgcgggggcagcagagacgcccagacgtccctctctccagacacctcctccagctcctccagggggagcccaaggcgttcccaggccagccgagagacatagtccctccagcgtgtcctgggccgtcccctgggcctcctcccggtgggacgtgcctggaacacctcccgaggaaggcgtccaggaggcatccggtatagatgcccgagccacctcaactggctcctctcgatgtggaggagcagcggctctactccgagcccctcccggatggccgagctcctcaccctatctctaaagggagtgcccggccaccctacggaggaagctcatttcagccgcttgtatccgtgatctcattctttcggtcatgacccaaagttcatggccataggtgagggtaggaacgtagaccgaccagaaaattgagagctttgcttttcggctcagctctctcttcaccacaatggaccggcacagcgcccccattactgtggcagccgcaccgatccgtctgtcgatctcccgctccattcttccctcactcgtgaacaagaccccgagatacttaaactcctccacttgaggcaggaactcccctccaacctgaagaggacaagccacccttttccggtcgagtaccatggcctcggacttggaggagctgatcctcatcccagccgcttcacactcggctgcgaaccgccacagcgcatgctgtaggtcttggctagagggggccagcaggaccacgtcatccgcaaaaagaagagacgaaatccactggtccccaaaccagaccccctccggcccttggctgcgtctagaaatcctgtccataaaagttatgaacaggaccggcgacaaagggcagccctgccggagtccaacatgcactgggaacaggtccgacttagtgccggcaatgcggaccaaactcctgctccgctcgtacagggaccggatggcccctaataaagggcccccgattccatactcctggagcaccccccacagggcatcacgagggacacagtcgaatgccttctccaggtccacaaaacacatgtgaaccggttgggcaaactcccatgaaccctcgagcaccctgtagagggtatagagctggtccagtgttccacggctgggacgaaaaccacgcTGTTCCTCCTGAAACtcaggttcgactatcggtcggactctcctctccaataccctggcgtaggccttaccagggaggctgaggagtgtgatccccctgtagttggaacacaccctccggtcccccttcttatgaagggggaccaccaccccagtctgccagtccagaggcactgtccccgaccgccacgcaatgttgaagaggcgtgtcaaccatgacagccctacaacatccagagacttgaggtactcagggcggatctcatccacccccaaagccttgccaccgaggagctttttaaccacctcggtgacttcagcctgggtgatgaaagagtccaaccccaagtcctcagcctctgtttccaccacagaatgcgtgatggcaggattgaggagatcctcgaagtactccttccaccgcccgataatgtcctcagtcgaggtcagcagtctcctgcccccactataaacagtgttggcaaagcactgcttccccctcctgaggcgccggacggtttgccagaatcgcttcgaggccaaccagtagtccttctccatggcctcaccgaactcttcccaggcccgagtttttgcctctgccacagcccgggccgcagcacgcttggcctcacggtacccgtcagccgcctcaggagtcccacaagccaaccacagccgataggactccttcttcagcttaacagcatcccttactgccggtgtccaccaccgggttcagggattgccgccacgacaggcaccgcagaccttacggccgcagctatgggcagcagcatcgacaatagatgcggagaacatggtacactaggactctatgtctccaacatccaccgggatctggtcgaagctctcccggaggtgggagttgaatacatccctggccgagggctccgccaggcgttcccagcagaccctcactatgcgcttgggcctgccaagtctgtctggctttctcctcctccagcggatccaactcaccaccaggtgatgatcagtggacagctcagcccctctcttcacccgagtgtccaaaacatgcggccgaaggtctgatgatacgacaacaaagtcgatcatcgacc
This genomic interval from Girardinichthys multiradiatus isolate DD_20200921_A chromosome 6, DD_fGirMul_XY1, whole genome shotgun sequence contains the following:
- the gng12a gene encoding guanine nucleotide-binding protein G(I)/G(S)/G(O) subunit gamma-12a isoform X1: MLRKNFMRRWSHWWLGRHKSVLLTRMSSKAQSSNNLNQARQTVQQLRLEARNERIKVSKASADLMNYCIECARTDPLLMGIPASENPFKEKKPCTIL
- the gng12a gene encoding guanine nucleotide-binding protein G(I)/G(S)/G(O) subunit gamma-12a isoform X2 translates to MSSKAQSSNNLNQARQTVQQLRLEARNERIKVSKASADLMNYCIECARTDPLLMGIPASENPFKEKKPCTIL